In Molothrus aeneus isolate 106 chromosome 13, BPBGC_Maene_1.0, whole genome shotgun sequence, a genomic segment contains:
- the EDC3 gene encoding enhancer of mRNA-decapping protein 3 — translation MATDWLGSIVSINCGESLGVYQGRVSAVDQISQTISLTRPFHNGVKCLVPEVTFRAGDITELKILEIPGPGDSRQCGDSQHMDVAMPGVGCQVGPSQNGTGKVLKKPMSSSAPQNIPRRTDMKSQDIVISPQQQCSKSYMDRHMETLSQSKGFRRRHNSWSSSSRHPNQVTPKKSGLKNGQMKSKDDECFGDDIDEIPDTDFDFEGNLALFDKAAVFEEIETYERRSGTRSRGTPNEKPARYRHDENILESEPIVYRRIVVPQNPHKEFCTDSGLVVPSVSYELHKKLLAVAEKHGLTLERRLEMTGVCASQMALSLLGGPNRLNPKNVHQRPTVALLCGPHVKGAQGISCGRHLSNHDVHVILFLPNFVKMLESITNELNLFSKTQGQQVSSVKDLPDTPVDLVINCLDCHENAFLRDQPWYKAVVDWANQNRAPVLSIDPPISEMELGIDAKWSLALGLPLPLGERAGRVYLCDIGIPQKVFQEVGINYHSPFGCKFVIPLHST, via the exons aTGGCCACGGACTGGCTGGGCAGCATCGTGTCCATTAACTGTGGGGAGAGCCTGGGAGTGTACCAGGGCAGGGTGTCTGCTGTGGATCAGATCAGCCAGACCATCTCCCTCACACGGCCCTTCCACAACGGCGTCAAATGCCTCGTGCCAGAGGTCACCTTCAG GGCAGGTGACATCACTGAGCTGAAGATCCTGGAGATCCCAGGaccaggggacagcaggcaaTGCGGGGACTCACAGCACATGGACGTGGCCATGCCAGGGGTGGGCTGCCAGGTGGGGCCCAGCCAGAATGGCACTGGCAAGGTGCTGAAGAAGCCCATGTCCAGCAGTGCCCCACAGAATATCCCCAGGAGGACAGACATGAAGAGCCAGGACATTGTCatctccccacagcagcagtgctccaAGAGCTACATGGATCGGCACATGGAAACGCTGAGCCAGTCCAAAGGCTTCAGGAGGAGACACAACTCCT GGTCATCCAGCAGCCGCCACCCCAACCAGGTGACCCCAAAGAAGAGCGGCCTGAAGAACGGGCAGATGAAGAGCAAGGATGATGAATGCTTTGGGGATGACATTGATGAAATCCCAGACACTGATTTCGATTTTGAGGGCAACCTGGCCCTTTTTGACAAGGCAGCTGTGTTTGAAGAGATCGAGACTTACGAGAGGAGGAGCGGCACCCGCTCCCGAGGGACCCCCAACGAGAAACCCGCCCGCTACCGGCACGACGAGAACATCCTGGAGTCAGAGCCCATCGTCTACAGGAGGATTGTGGTACCCCAGAACCCCCACAAAGAGTTCTGCACGG ACTCGGGGCTGGTGGTCCCCAGCGTGTCCTACGAGCTGCACAAGAAGCTGCTGGCGGTGGCCGAGAAGCACGGGCTGACCCTGGAGAGGAGGCTGGAGATGACAGGGGTGTGTGCCAGCCAGATGGCCCTGAGCCTCCTGGGAGGGCCCAACAG ACTGAACCCCAAGAACGTGCACCAGCGGCCCACGGTGGCGCTGCTCTGCGGCCCCCACGTGAAGGGGGCGCAGGGCATCAGCTGCGGGCGGCACCTCTCCAACCACGACGTCCATgtcatcctcttcctccccaaCTTCGTCAAGATGCTGGAGTCCATCACCAACGAGCTCAACCTCTTCAGCAAGACACAGGGCCAGCAGGTGTCCAGTGTCAAAG ACCTCCCAGACACCCCAGTTGACTTAGTGATCAACTGCCTGGATTGTCACGAGAATGCCTTTCTGAGAGACCAGCCTTGGTACAAAGCAGTGGTGGACTGGGCCAACCAGAACCGTGCCCCCGTGCTGAGCATAGACCCCCCCATCAGCGAGATGGAGCTGGGCATCGATGCCAAGTGGTCGCTGGCGCTGGGGCTGCCGCTGCCGCTGGGCGAGCGCGCCGGCCGCGTCTACCTCTGTGACATTGGCATTCCCCAGAAGGTCTTCCAGGAGGTGGGCATCAACTACCACTCCCCCTTTGGCTGCAAATTTGTCATCCCCCTGCACTCCACTTAG